A window of the Brassica napus cultivar Da-Ae chromosome C5, Da-Ae, whole genome shotgun sequence genome harbors these coding sequences:
- the LOC125587355 gene encoding uncharacterized protein LOC125587355: MFAGNSLWGKWIRTNLLKEVSEKTQAGSWIWRKMLKLRYVAMTFHMKAVRNGRHISFWFDRWSELGVMPELLSERGILEMGIRREATLEEALCNQRRKKRHRRHILNDIEKDMGIVKEKLRSGTENVDLWRWKSGYKTNFSITETWQQTREVGSLCTWGRVSGFLRLQQSLPS; the protein is encoded by the coding sequence ATGTTTGCTGGAAACTCTCTTTGGGGTAAGTGGATCAGAACTAATCTTCTCAAGGAAGTTAGTGAGAAAACGCAAGCAGGCTCTTGGATATGGAGGAAAATGCTCAAATTGAGATATGTAGCCATGACATTTCATATGAAGGCTGTGCGAAATGGGAGACATATCTCTTTCTGGTTTGATCGGTGGTCTGAGCTTGGGGTGATGCCTGAGTTACTCAGTGAGAGAGGTATACTCGAAATGGGAATCCGAAGGGAGGCTACTTTGGAGGAAGCCTTATGTAATCAAAGGAGAAAGAAAAGACACAGACGGCATATCTTAAACGACATTGAAAAGGATATGGGCATTGTTAAAGAAAAGCTGAGGTCTGGAACGGAGAATGTCGATTTGTGGAGATGGAAGTCTGGTTATAAAACCAACTTTTCAATCACTGAGACATGGCAGCAGACACGAGAAGTAGGGTCGCTTTGTACCTGGGGAAGAGTATCTGGTTTTCTCAGGCTTCAACAAAGTTTGCCTTCATGA
- the LOC106411004 gene encoding putative oxidoreductase TDA3 isoform X1, translating to MALISSSSFPPALSRRLTHTRTITIRSNSSKPMAKNLADGGETSKRIVVCGGGVIGVCTAYFLAKKGVSVTLVEQSAVACAASGKAGGFLAFDWCDGSPVGSLARASFDLHRSLAEELNGVESYGYRPLTTLSVTVTESKPVSSGGLGLPDWVNGPVKSPSTIGTTQTTAQVHPQLFTRKVLSTAVEKYGVEVVIGRLEEVRVEQGRVDSVVLEGGRVIEADSVVLAMGPWSDKLEMLSSVFRVYGTKAHSIVLEPKEPNAITPHALFLSYYPSNGGGALDPEVYPRPTGLLFILTGEVYLCGMSSQEEVPDDPDQVTSNPESIEVLKRVAKTVSSYLNEENAQVKAEQACFLPSTEDGVPVIGEIPGIKGCYVATGHSCWGILNGPATGSALAELIVDGVATSVDLSRFSPSRFSKRR from the exons ATGGCGTTGATCTCATCCTCATCGTTCCCTCCGGCGTTATCCAGACGATTGACCCACACACGAACAATCACGATCCGCTCCAACTCATCAAAACCAATGGCGAAGAACCTAGCCGACGGCGGAGAAACCTCAAAGCGTATCGTCGTATGCGGCGGAGGCGTGATCGGCGTCTGCACGGCGTACTTCCTCGCCAAGAAAGGAGTCTCCGTCACTCTCGTCGAACAATCCGCCGTAGCGTGCGCCGCTTCGGGTAAAGCCGGAGGCTTCCTCGCTTTCGATTGGTGCGATGGAAGTCCGGTTGGGTCCTTAGCACGCGCGAGCTTCGACCTCCATCGATCCCTCGCCGAGGAGCTAAACGGCGTCGAATCGTATGGGTACAGACCTCTAACGACCCTCAGCGTCACCGTAACGGAATCAAAGCCTGTGTCGTCGGGAGGTTTGGGCTTACCTGATTGGGTCAACGGCCCGGTTAAAAGCCCATCTACGATTGGCACGACGCAGACGACAGCGCAGGTGCATCCCCAGCTCTTCACCAGGAAGGTGTTGTCGACGGCGGTGGAGAAGTACGGTGTCGAGGTTGTGATCGGGAGGCTTGAAGAGGTGAGGGTGGAGCAAGGGCGAGTTGACTCGGTCGTGCTCGAAGGTGGGCGAGTTATAGAGGCTGACTCGGTGGTTCTTGCGATGGGACCGTGGTCCGATAAGTTAGAGATGTTGTCTTCGGTGTTTAGGGTGTACGGTACGAAAGCTCATAGCATTGTCCTTGAACCGAAAGAGCCAAACGCTATAACTCCCCACGCTCTTTTCTTAAGTTATTATCCTTCTAACGGTGGTGGGGCCCTGGACCCTGAAGTGTACCCTCGTCCCACAG GTTTGTTGTTTATTTTGACAGGTGAAGTGTACTTATGTGGAATGTCATCACAAGAAGAAGTACCTGATGATCCAGATCAGGTGACTAGCAATCCTGAGTCCATAGAGGTTCTGAAAAGAGTAGCTAAAACAGTTTCGAGTTATCTGAACGAAGAAAACGCTCAAGTGAAGGCAGAGCAAGCTTGTTTCTTGCCTAGCACCGAAGATGGTGTCCCCGTGATCGGTGAGATTCCGGGTATCAAAGGTTGTTATGTAGCCACAGGACATAGCTGCTGGGGGATTCTAAATGGTCCAGCTACTGGCTCTGCATTAGCTGAGCTGATTGTAGACGGTGTGGCCACTAGTGTTGATCTTAGCCGGTTTAGTCCTTCCCGGTTTAGCAAGCGAAGATGA
- the LOC106411004 gene encoding putative oxidoreductase TDA3 isoform X2: MALISSSSFPPALSRRLTHTRTITIRSNSSKPMAKNLADGGETSKRIVVCGGGVIGVCTAYFLAKKGVSVTLVEQSAVACAASGKAGGFLAFDWCDGSPVGSLARASFDLHRSLAEELNGVESYGYRPLTTLSVTVTESKPVSSGGLGLPDWVNGPVKSPSTIGTTQTTAQVHPQLFTRKVLSTAVEKYGVEVVIGRLEEVRVEQGRVDSVVLEGGRVIEADSVVLAMGPWSDKLEMLSSVFRVYGTKAHSIVLEPKEPNAITPHALFLSYYPSNGGGALDPEVYPRPTGEVYLCGMSSQEEVPDDPDQVTSNPESIEVLKRVAKTVSSYLNEENAQVKAEQACFLPSTEDGVPVIGEIPGIKGCYVATGHSCWGILNGPATGSALAELIVDGVATSVDLSRFSPSRFSKRR, encoded by the exons ATGGCGTTGATCTCATCCTCATCGTTCCCTCCGGCGTTATCCAGACGATTGACCCACACACGAACAATCACGATCCGCTCCAACTCATCAAAACCAATGGCGAAGAACCTAGCCGACGGCGGAGAAACCTCAAAGCGTATCGTCGTATGCGGCGGAGGCGTGATCGGCGTCTGCACGGCGTACTTCCTCGCCAAGAAAGGAGTCTCCGTCACTCTCGTCGAACAATCCGCCGTAGCGTGCGCCGCTTCGGGTAAAGCCGGAGGCTTCCTCGCTTTCGATTGGTGCGATGGAAGTCCGGTTGGGTCCTTAGCACGCGCGAGCTTCGACCTCCATCGATCCCTCGCCGAGGAGCTAAACGGCGTCGAATCGTATGGGTACAGACCTCTAACGACCCTCAGCGTCACCGTAACGGAATCAAAGCCTGTGTCGTCGGGAGGTTTGGGCTTACCTGATTGGGTCAACGGCCCGGTTAAAAGCCCATCTACGATTGGCACGACGCAGACGACAGCGCAGGTGCATCCCCAGCTCTTCACCAGGAAGGTGTTGTCGACGGCGGTGGAGAAGTACGGTGTCGAGGTTGTGATCGGGAGGCTTGAAGAGGTGAGGGTGGAGCAAGGGCGAGTTGACTCGGTCGTGCTCGAAGGTGGGCGAGTTATAGAGGCTGACTCGGTGGTTCTTGCGATGGGACCGTGGTCCGATAAGTTAGAGATGTTGTCTTCGGTGTTTAGGGTGTACGGTACGAAAGCTCATAGCATTGTCCTTGAACCGAAAGAGCCAAACGCTATAACTCCCCACGCTCTTTTCTTAAGTTATTATCCTTCTAACGGTGGTGGGGCCCTGGACCCTGAAGTGTACCCTCGTCCCACAG GTGAAGTGTACTTATGTGGAATGTCATCACAAGAAGAAGTACCTGATGATCCAGATCAGGTGACTAGCAATCCTGAGTCCATAGAGGTTCTGAAAAGAGTAGCTAAAACAGTTTCGAGTTATCTGAACGAAGAAAACGCTCAAGTGAAGGCAGAGCAAGCTTGTTTCTTGCCTAGCACCGAAGATGGTGTCCCCGTGATCGGTGAGATTCCGGGTATCAAAGGTTGTTATGTAGCCACAGGACATAGCTGCTGGGGGATTCTAAATGGTCCAGCTACTGGCTCTGCATTAGCTGAGCTGATTGTAGACGGTGTGGCCACTAGTGTTGATCTTAGCCGGTTTAGTCCTTCCCGGTTTAGCAAGCGAAGATGA
- the BNAC05G44820D gene encoding uncharacterized protein BNAC05G44820D isoform X2, whose amino-acid sequence MGDEGWRKIRLLCPSVSKIIDWVAWNDQKLDFKSIAAAFGLEPSTVKLNGHFISRDNDLVASCVTWKSLLAFFSAKGLSTGKDGAGALLVDGKLSRVGTKRAYSGSQEDITINNLGLNRNKKLKDKCSAGDEPLLSGSNKRKLLSEDMHSLKKLKLNMGDSSGRQSEIGKTPLKCSFTSDGLKRTREDDMIASTSRKKIR is encoded by the exons ATGGGAGACGAGGGTTGGAGAAAGATTAGACTTTTATGCCCCTCTGTATCGAAGATTATCGACTGGGTTGCTTGGAACGATCAGAAACTCGACTTTAAGTCTATAGCCGCAGCGTTTGGGCTCGAACCGTCGACGGTGAAGCTCAATGGTCACTTCATAAGCAGAGATAATGATTTAGTCGCTTCTTGTGTGACGTGGAAGTCTTTGCTCGCTTTCTTCTCAGCTAAAGGCTTGTCTACTGGTAAAGACGGAGCTGGTGCTCTCCTCGTCGACGGCAAGCTCTCTAGAGTCGGTACCAAAA GAGCATACTCTGGTTCTCAGGAGGACATAACCATCAACAATCTTGGTCTAAACAGAAACAAGAAGTTGAAAGATAAGTGTTCAG CAGGTGATGAACCTCTGCTCTCTGGAAGCAACAAGAGAAAACTCTTGTCTGAAGATATGCACTCACTCAAGAAACTAAAACTCAATATGGGTGATAGCTCAG GAAGACAAAGTGAAATCGGCAAAACGCCATTAAAATGCAGTTTCACTAGTGATGGTCTCAAGAGGACAAGAGAAGATGATATGATTGCGTCCACATCTCGTAAGAAGATAAGATAG
- the BNAC05G44820D gene encoding uncharacterized protein BNAC05G44820D isoform X3, which produces MGDEGWRKIRLLCPSVSKIIDWVAWNDQKLDFKSIAAAFGLEPSTVKLNGHFISRDNDLVASCVTWKSLLAFFSAKGLSTGKDGAGALLVDGKLSRVGTKRAYSGSQEDITINNLGLNRNKKLKDKCSGDEPLLSGSNKRKLLSEDMHSLKKLKLNMGDSSGRQSEIGKTPLKCSFTSDGLKRTREDDMIASTSRKKIR; this is translated from the exons ATGGGAGACGAGGGTTGGAGAAAGATTAGACTTTTATGCCCCTCTGTATCGAAGATTATCGACTGGGTTGCTTGGAACGATCAGAAACTCGACTTTAAGTCTATAGCCGCAGCGTTTGGGCTCGAACCGTCGACGGTGAAGCTCAATGGTCACTTCATAAGCAGAGATAATGATTTAGTCGCTTCTTGTGTGACGTGGAAGTCTTTGCTCGCTTTCTTCTCAGCTAAAGGCTTGTCTACTGGTAAAGACGGAGCTGGTGCTCTCCTCGTCGACGGCAAGCTCTCTAGAGTCGGTACCAAAA GAGCATACTCTGGTTCTCAGGAGGACATAACCATCAACAATCTTGGTCTAAACAGAAACAAGAAGTTGAAAGATAAGTGTTCAG GTGATGAACCTCTGCTCTCTGGAAGCAACAAGAGAAAACTCTTGTCTGAAGATATGCACTCACTCAAGAAACTAAAACTCAATATGGGTGATAGCTCAG GAAGACAAAGTGAAATCGGCAAAACGCCATTAAAATGCAGTTTCACTAGTGATGGTCTCAAGAGGACAAGAGAAGATGATATGATTGCGTCCACATCTCGTAAGAAGATAAGATAG
- the BNAC05G44820D gene encoding uncharacterized protein BNAC05G44820D isoform X1 — protein MGDEGWRKIRLLCPSVSKIIDWVAWNDQKLDFKSIAAAFGLEPSTVKLNGHFISRDNDLVASCVTWKSLLAFFSAKGLSTGKDGAGALLVDGKLSRVGTKRAYSGSQEDITINNLGLNRNKKLKDKCSVSAGDEPLLSGSNKRKLLSEDMHSLKKLKLNMGDSSGRQSEIGKTPLKCSFTSDGLKRTREDDMIASTSRKKIR, from the exons ATGGGAGACGAGGGTTGGAGAAAGATTAGACTTTTATGCCCCTCTGTATCGAAGATTATCGACTGGGTTGCTTGGAACGATCAGAAACTCGACTTTAAGTCTATAGCCGCAGCGTTTGGGCTCGAACCGTCGACGGTGAAGCTCAATGGTCACTTCATAAGCAGAGATAATGATTTAGTCGCTTCTTGTGTGACGTGGAAGTCTTTGCTCGCTTTCTTCTCAGCTAAAGGCTTGTCTACTGGTAAAGACGGAGCTGGTGCTCTCCTCGTCGACGGCAAGCTCTCTAGAGTCGGTACCAAAA GAGCATACTCTGGTTCTCAGGAGGACATAACCATCAACAATCTTGGTCTAAACAGAAACAAGAAGTTGAAAGATAAGTGTTCAG TATCAGCAGGTGATGAACCTCTGCTCTCTGGAAGCAACAAGAGAAAACTCTTGTCTGAAGATATGCACTCACTCAAGAAACTAAAACTCAATATGGGTGATAGCTCAG GAAGACAAAGTGAAATCGGCAAAACGCCATTAAAATGCAGTTTCACTAGTGATGGTCTCAAGAGGACAAGAGAAGATGATATGATTGCGTCCACATCTCGTAAGAAGATAAGATAG
- the LOC106411219 gene encoding GPI transamidase component PIG-T-like isoform X2 — protein MARTVIPLLILQSFLLAIAFGSNEVEEEFSESLLLKPLPDRKVLAHFHFENRAPPSNSHGRHHHLFPKAISQLVQKFRVKEMELSFTQGRWNHEHWGGSDTLSSMNAKPVGVELWAVFDVPRSEVDTSWKNLTHALSGLFCASINFLESSTSYAAPTWGFGRSSDKLRYGSLPREAVCTENLTPWLKLLPCRDKDGISALMNRPSVYRGFYHSQRLHLSMVDSGMLLEQSLTVVLQPDTVYDGKDLQPSWSLSSLFGRKVVGKCVLAKSSNVYLQMEGLAHPEAHTLLKNEEFELSIKPDRTLRETSSVLFIFDIDKSSDSEPFDLSLTWKLPSKWSCQQAPLHASRFLMGSGNERGAIAILLKATESQDKLSGKDITNGGHCRVKANVFQIFPWYVKVYYHTLQIFVDQQQNTSSEVLKKINVSPSADKMSSGMMEMMLELPCEVKSVAISIEYDKGFLHIDEYPPDANQGFDIPSALISFPDHHASLDFKEELSTLPLLSKFKDKSLVRSYTEVLLVPLTTPDFSMPYNVITITCTVFALYFGSLLNALRRRIGEEERFLKSKGKKTGGLKQLLSRFTAKIRGRPVESPSSEPTAAAQSSVLSSKLLFKIILVAGVAAAWQYFSTDK, from the exons ATGGCTAGAACCGTTATCCCTTTGTTAATTCTGCAATCGTTTCTGCTCGCGATAGCTTTCGGATCGAACGAAGTAGAAGAAGAGTTCAGCGAGTCGTTGCTGTTGAAGCCTCTGCCCGATCGGAAAGTCTTGGCTCATTTCCATTTCGAGAATCGAGCTCCTCCGTCGAACTCCCATGGCCGCCACCACCATCTCTTCCCCAAAGCTATCTCTCAGCTG GTTCAGAAGTTTCGAGTCAAGGAGATGGAGCTATCTTTCACTCAGGGACGTTGGAACCACGAACACTGGGGAGGATCTGACACTCTTTCAAGTATGAACGCGAAGCCTGTTGGTGTCGAGCTTTGGGCTGTGTTTGACGTTCCTCGCTCTGAGGTTGATACTTCTTGGAAGAACTTAACACACGCGCTCTCAGGGCTTTTCTGTGCTTCCATCAACTTTCTCGAATCTTCCACTTCGTATGCTGCTCCTACGTGGGGGTTTGGGAGAAGCTCGGATAAGCTTAGGTATGGTTCATTGCCGCGTGAAGCTGTTTGTACTGAGAATTTGACGCCGTGGCTGAAGCTGCTCCCGTGTAGAGACAAGGATGGGATCTCTGCGTTGATGAATAGGCCGTCTGTTTACAGAGGGTTTTATCATTCTCAGAGATTGCATTTATCTATGGTTGACTCTGGCATGTTGCTTGAGCAGAGTCTTACTGTTGTTCTTCAGCCTGACACTGTTTATGATGGAAAAGATCTACAGCCAAGTTGGTCTCTTAGCTCACTCTTTGGGAGAAAAGTTGTCGGAAAATGTGTTCTTGCAAAGTCAAGTAATGTGTATCTTCAAATGGAGGGTCTTGCGCATCCAGAAGCTCACACACTCTTGAAGAATGAAGAATTCGAATTGTCCATAAAGCCAGACAGGACTCTTAGAGAAACCAGCAGCGTTCTTTTTATCTTCGATATTGACAAATCCAGTGACAGTGAGCCATTTGATCTTAGCCTGACTTGGAAGCTTCCTTCAAAGTGGTCATGCCAACAAGCACCATTACACGCTTCTCGGTTCTTGATGGGAAGCGGAAACGAAAGGGGTGCAATAGCCATCTTGTTAAAAGCCACAGAATCACAGGATAAGTTATCCGGAAAAGATATCACTAATGGCGGCCACTGTAGAGTAAAAGCTAACGTTTTCCAGATTTTCCCGTGGTATGTTAAGGTTTATTATCACACACTACAAATCTTTGTGGACCAACAACAGAATACAAGCAGCGAGGTCTTAAAGAAGATCAATGTCTCACCATCTGCGGATAAGATGTCATCTGgcatgatggagatgatgctgGAACTACCCTGTGAAGTGAAATCTGTAGCCATATCCATAGAGTATGATAAG GGTTTTCTACATATAGATGAATATCCTCCTGATGCTAACCAAGGATTCGACATTCCATCGGCTTTGATAAGCTTTCCTGATCATCATGCAAGTTTGGATTTCAAAGAAGAACTCAGCACATTGCCCCTGTTATCAAAATTTAAG GACAAGTCATTAGTGCGCTCTTACACAGAAGTATTGCTCGTACCTTTGACAACCCCTGATTTTAGCATGCCTTACAACGTCATCACGATCACGTGCACTGTTTTCGCATTGTACTTCGGATCATTGCTCAATGCTCTCCGTAGACGAataggtgaagaagaaaggtTTCTCAAAAGCAAAG GAAAGAAAACAGGTGGGCTTAAGCAGTTGTtatcaagattcacagccaagatcAGAGGAAGACCAGTTGAATCACCATCATCAGAGCCGACCGCAGCAGCTCAATCTTCGGTTTTGTCTAGTAAACTTCTCTTCAAGATCATTTTGGTTGCAGGAGTTGCTGCAGCATGGCAATATTTTTCCACGGATAAGTAG
- the LOC106411219 gene encoding GPI transamidase component PIG-T-like isoform X1, with translation MARTVIPLLILQSFLLAIAFGSNEVEEEFSESLLLKPLPDRKVLAHFHFENRAPPSNSHGRHHHLFPKAISQLVQKFRVKEMELSFTQGRWNHEHWGGSDTLSSMNAKPVGVELWAVFDVPRSEVDTSWKNLTHALSGLFCASINFLESSTSYAAPTWGFGRSSDKLRYGSLPREAVCTENLTPWLKLLPCRDKDGISALMNRPSVYRGFYHSQRLHLSMVDSGMLLEQSLTVVLQPDTVYDGKDLQPSWSLSSLFGRKVVGKCVLAKSSNVYLQMEGLAHPEAHTLLKNEEFELSIKPDRTLRETSSVLFIFDIDKSSDSEPFDLSLTWKLPSKWSCQQAPLHASRFLMGSGNERGAIAILLKATESQDKLSGKDITNGGHCRVKANVFQIFPWYVKVYYHTLQIFVDQQQNTSSEVLKKINVSPSADKMSSGMMEMMLELPCEVKSVAISIEYDKGFLHIDEYPPDANQGFDIPSALISFPDHHASLDFKEELSTLPLLSKFKDKSLVRSYTEVLLVPLTTPDFSMPYNVITITCTVFALYFGSLLNALRRRIGEEERFLKSKAGKKTGGLKQLLSRFTAKIRGRPVESPSSEPTAAAQSSVLSSKLLFKIILVAGVAAAWQYFSTDK, from the exons ATGGCTAGAACCGTTATCCCTTTGTTAATTCTGCAATCGTTTCTGCTCGCGATAGCTTTCGGATCGAACGAAGTAGAAGAAGAGTTCAGCGAGTCGTTGCTGTTGAAGCCTCTGCCCGATCGGAAAGTCTTGGCTCATTTCCATTTCGAGAATCGAGCTCCTCCGTCGAACTCCCATGGCCGCCACCACCATCTCTTCCCCAAAGCTATCTCTCAGCTG GTTCAGAAGTTTCGAGTCAAGGAGATGGAGCTATCTTTCACTCAGGGACGTTGGAACCACGAACACTGGGGAGGATCTGACACTCTTTCAAGTATGAACGCGAAGCCTGTTGGTGTCGAGCTTTGGGCTGTGTTTGACGTTCCTCGCTCTGAGGTTGATACTTCTTGGAAGAACTTAACACACGCGCTCTCAGGGCTTTTCTGTGCTTCCATCAACTTTCTCGAATCTTCCACTTCGTATGCTGCTCCTACGTGGGGGTTTGGGAGAAGCTCGGATAAGCTTAGGTATGGTTCATTGCCGCGTGAAGCTGTTTGTACTGAGAATTTGACGCCGTGGCTGAAGCTGCTCCCGTGTAGAGACAAGGATGGGATCTCTGCGTTGATGAATAGGCCGTCTGTTTACAGAGGGTTTTATCATTCTCAGAGATTGCATTTATCTATGGTTGACTCTGGCATGTTGCTTGAGCAGAGTCTTACTGTTGTTCTTCAGCCTGACACTGTTTATGATGGAAAAGATCTACAGCCAAGTTGGTCTCTTAGCTCACTCTTTGGGAGAAAAGTTGTCGGAAAATGTGTTCTTGCAAAGTCAAGTAATGTGTATCTTCAAATGGAGGGTCTTGCGCATCCAGAAGCTCACACACTCTTGAAGAATGAAGAATTCGAATTGTCCATAAAGCCAGACAGGACTCTTAGAGAAACCAGCAGCGTTCTTTTTATCTTCGATATTGACAAATCCAGTGACAGTGAGCCATTTGATCTTAGCCTGACTTGGAAGCTTCCTTCAAAGTGGTCATGCCAACAAGCACCATTACACGCTTCTCGGTTCTTGATGGGAAGCGGAAACGAAAGGGGTGCAATAGCCATCTTGTTAAAAGCCACAGAATCACAGGATAAGTTATCCGGAAAAGATATCACTAATGGCGGCCACTGTAGAGTAAAAGCTAACGTTTTCCAGATTTTCCCGTGGTATGTTAAGGTTTATTATCACACACTACAAATCTTTGTGGACCAACAACAGAATACAAGCAGCGAGGTCTTAAAGAAGATCAATGTCTCACCATCTGCGGATAAGATGTCATCTGgcatgatggagatgatgctgGAACTACCCTGTGAAGTGAAATCTGTAGCCATATCCATAGAGTATGATAAG GGTTTTCTACATATAGATGAATATCCTCCTGATGCTAACCAAGGATTCGACATTCCATCGGCTTTGATAAGCTTTCCTGATCATCATGCAAGTTTGGATTTCAAAGAAGAACTCAGCACATTGCCCCTGTTATCAAAATTTAAG GACAAGTCATTAGTGCGCTCTTACACAGAAGTATTGCTCGTACCTTTGACAACCCCTGATTTTAGCATGCCTTACAACGTCATCACGATCACGTGCACTGTTTTCGCATTGTACTTCGGATCATTGCTCAATGCTCTCCGTAGACGAataggtgaagaagaaaggtTTCTCAAAAGCAAAG CAGGAAAGAAAACAGGTGGGCTTAAGCAGTTGTtatcaagattcacagccaagatcAGAGGAAGACCAGTTGAATCACCATCATCAGAGCCGACCGCAGCAGCTCAATCTTCGGTTTTGTCTAGTAAACTTCTCTTCAAGATCATTTTGGTTGCAGGAGTTGCTGCAGCATGGCAATATTTTTCCACGGATAAGTAG
- the LOC106407040 gene encoding purple acid phosphatase 15 yields MTFHDYSITFLGLSLLCFLSPATVSADYIPSTLDGPFVPVTVPLDTSLRGKAIDLPDTDPRVRRHVTGFEPEQISLSLSSDFDSIWVSWITGEFQIGKNVKPLDPTSIDSIVQFGTLRHSLSHEAKGTSLVYSQLYPFDGLLNYTSGIIHHVRITGLKPSTVYYYRCGDPSRHAMSKIHHFRTMPVSNPSSYPSRIAVVGDLGLTYNTTDTVSHLLQNSPDLVLLIGDVSYANLYLTNGTSSDCYSCSFPDTPIHETYQPRWDYWGRFMETLTSKVPLMVVEGNHEIELQAENKTFEAYKSRFAFPFKESGSSSKLYFSFNAGGIHFVMLGAYVAFEKPGEQYEWLKKDLAKFDRSVTPWLVVSWHPPWYSTYTAHYREAECMKEAMEELLYSYGTDIVFNGHVHAYERTNRVYNYELDPCGPVYIVVGDGGNREKMAIEHADEPGKCPDPLTTPDPAMGGEFCGWNFTRTGKFCWDQQPEYSALRESSFGHGILEVKNDTWALWTWYRNQDSSSKVGDQIYIVREPDRCNGYNRLVDHC; encoded by the exons ATGACGTTTCATGACTATTCTATCACTTTCCTCGGACTATCACTTCTTTGCTTTCTTTCGCCGGCAACCGTCTCCGCCGATTATATCCCGTCAACGTTAGACGGACCGTTCGTTCCGGTGACTGTTCCGTTAGACACATCTCTCCGGGGAAAGGCAATCGATTTGCCTGACACCGATCCTCGTGTCCGCCGCCACGTCACCGGTTTCGAGCCGGAGCAGATTTCTCTATCTCTTTCCTCCGATTTCGACTCCATATGGGTCTCTTGGATCACAG GTGAGTTCCAAATCGGAAAGAACGTGAAGCCATTAGATCCGACAAGTATCGACAGTATTGTCCAGTTCGGTACTTTGAGACACTCACTGAGTCATGAAGCCAAAGGAACATCACTTGTTTATAGTCAACTTTACCCTTTTGACGGTCTCCTCAACTATACTTCTGGAATCATACACCATGTTCGCATTACAG GGCTGAAACCAAGTACTGTCTATTACTATCGATGCGGAGATCCTTCACGACACGCTATGAGCAAGATACACCATTTCAGGACAATGCCTGTTTCTAACCCCTCGAGTTACCCTAGCCGAATAGCAGTTGTGGGTGATCTTGGTCTCACTTACAACACAACAGATACAGTTAGCCATTTGCTTCAGAACTCTCCGGACCTTGTTTTACTGATCGGTGACGTGAGCTACGCGAACTTGTACCTAACGAACGGGACTAGCTCAGATTGTTACTCTTGCTCATTCCCGGATACGCCTATACACGAGACGTATCAGCCGCGTTGGGACTATTGGGGTAGGTTTATGGAGACTCTGACTTCGAAAGTTCCTTTGATGGTGGTCGAAGGAAACCACGAGATCGAGTTACAAGCCGAGAACAAGACGTTCGAAGCTTATAAGTCAAGATTCGCTTTTCCATTTAAAGAAAGTGGCTCTTCTTCTAagctttatttttcttttaacgcCGGTGGGATCCACTTTGTGATGCTCGGTGCCTACGTCGCCTTTGAGAAACCAGGCGAGCAATACGAGTGGCTAAAGAAGGATCTGGCTAAGTTTGATAGATCGGTGACTCCGTGGTTGGTAGTATCATGGCATCCACCTTGGTATAGCACTTACACAGCGCATTACAGAGAAGCTGAGTGTATGAAAGAAGCTATGGAGGAGTTGCTTTACTCTTACGGTACCGACATTGTCTTCAACGGACAT GTCCATGCTTATGAACGGACGAACAGAGTTTACAACTACGAACTAGACCCATGCGGTCCAGTTTACATAGTGGTTGGTGATGGAGGTAACCGCGAAAAAATGGCGATCGAGCACGCAGATGAACCCGGTAAATGTCCCGACCCGCTAACCACGCCGGATCCAGCAATGGGTGGGGAGTTTTGCGGTTGGAACTTCACCAGGACTGGTAAGTTCTGCTGGGACCAGCAGCCTGAGTATAGTGCATTGAGGGAAAGCAGCTTCGGCCATGGAATATTAGAG GTGAAGAATGATACATGGGCACTATGGACATGGTATAGGAACCAAGATTCGAGTAGTAAAGTAGGAGATCAGATTTACATTGTGAGAGAACCTGATCGATGTAATGGTTACAACCGTCTTGTTGACCATTGCTAA